The sequence TGAGGGCGATGACCAATATAATGACGATATTTAATACTTCCATTTACTATTCCTTTAATGTATTTTTATAAGCGACAAGTCGCGTGAGCATTCTGGTGAAGAAAACCCAGTGATAACGTAGTGAAGATGTACTTTGTTTGTTTCACGTTCTATGATGTGAAAGGTTCAACTTCTATAAGCTGCCCATTGATCTGTACGATTTTTACACGTGTGCCTTTGACCAGGTCCACTTTTGATATGGCATGCCAGGAGGTATTGCCAAGGACAGGTGTGTCAAAAGTGACTTTCCCTCTGCTATGGGGTTGTATATCTTCCATGACCACACCCAAAGTATCGAGCCTGTAGTTTGACTGCCCGCTCTCTGTCACAGGCTGTTCTCTAAACCACTTGAACCATACCGCAATGACAAGTATGGAGAGTATCATCCAGATGGTGAGTTCCATGGTAAAAGAGGTGTCCATAAACATGTCCAGTATCCCCACTATAATGGCAGCAATACCCAGTCCAAGGATAAAAAATGTCCCCATGGTCATATCCCAAATAAGCAGCGCTATACCAAAAACGATCCAGTGCCACCATAAAACAGTTTCGTTGAGAAATTCAATCAAATTCACTCCTTTCCAATATGAAGATTTATTATAGCATAAAAGACAATTGCAGATAAAATTTACGATAATAAGTATTATTTGGGTATAATCGCGAAAATTTTCGTACTTCGTACATCAAGGATAATAAATGTCAACTTTAAATGTATATTATGACAAAGATTGTGATATCAACATCATCAAGTCAAAAACAGTAGCAATGATCGGTTTCGGTTCACAAGGACACGCACATGCTGAAAACCTTAGAGATTCAGGTGTAAATGTTGTTGTTGGTGCTAGAGAGGGTGGTTCTTCTTGGAGAAAAGCTGCGGCTAAAGACTTTGAAGTACTTTCTGTTGCAGATGCTACAGCAAAAGCGGATGTAGTTATGATCCTTCTTCCGGATGAAAACCAGGCTGAGATCTATGAAAATGAGATCGAGCCTAACCTTAAAGAGGGTGCTACGATCGCATTTGGACACGGATTCAACATTCACTACGGAAGAATCATCCCAAGAGCAGATATCAACGTTACGATGATCGCTCCAAAAGCACCGGGACACACAGTACGTTCTGAGTTCGTAAGAGGTGGTG is a genomic window of Sulfurovum sp. XGS-02 containing:
- a CDS encoding NfeD family protein; its protein translation is MIEFLNETVLWWHWIVFGIALLIWDMTMGTFFILGLGIAAIIVGILDMFMDTSFTMELTIWMILSILVIAVWFKWFREQPVTESGQSNYRLDTLGVVMEDIQPHSRGKVTFDTPVLGNTSWHAISKVDLVKGTRVKIVQINGQLIEVEPFTS